One Drosophila subobscura isolate 14011-0131.10 chromosome U, UCBerk_Dsub_1.0, whole genome shotgun sequence DNA window includes the following coding sequences:
- the LOC117900831 gene encoding bis(5'-nucleosyl)-tetraphosphatase [asymmetrical], whose amino-acid sequence MKKAAGFVVFRRLCGEIQYLLLKASYGSFHWSPPKGHVDPGEDDFTTALRETKEEAGYDENDLIIDKNTPITLNYQVKKEPKIVIYWLAELRNPNQEPILSEEHTELKWLGKEAAKDCAGFKDYQVMIDKFHELIVAREKPQ is encoded by the exons atgaaaaaagctGCCggatttgttgttttccgGCGTCTCTGTGGGGAAATCCAGTATTTATTGTTAAAAGCCTCCTACGGCAGCTTTCATTGGAGCCCACCCAAGGGACATGTGGACCCGGGAGAGGACGATTTCACCACAGCGCTGCGGGAAACGAAAGAGGAAGCCGG ATATGACGAAAATGACTTGATTATAGACAAGAACACTCCAATAACGCTTAATTATCAGGTGAAGAAAGAGCCAAAGATCGTTATCTATTGGCTGGCTGAGCTGCGTAATCCAAACCAGGAACCTATTCTCTCCGAGGAGCATACGGAACTGAAGTGGCTGGGCAAGGAGGCTGCTAAGGACTGCGCGGGCTTCAAGGACTATCAAGTGATGATCGACAAGTTTCACGAACTAATTGTAGCTCGTGAAAAACCCCAGTAg
- the LOC117900830 gene encoding larval cuticle protein A2B — MFALLSLFILGVGAVAAIELPLSPIYHSPGLVKPLLKAVEVEAPAHYDFAYSVHDEHTGDIKSQTESRKGDQVQGQYTLIDADGYLRTVDYTSDAHNGFNAVVRRDPLGHKVLKAAPIAKVLSPLPLAYGAPKLLAAPKLPLGLYH, encoded by the exons ATGTTCGCT CTTTTGTCTCTGTTCATCCTGGGTGTGGGCGCTGTCGCTGCAATCGAGCTGCCACTGAGCCCCATCTACCACTCCCCGGGACTTGTCAAGCCCCTGCTGAAGGCTGTCGAGGTTGAGGCGCCTGCCCACTATGACTTTGCCTATTCGGTGCACGACGAGCACACTGGCGACATCAAGAGCCAGACGGAGTCCCGCAAGGGCGATCAAGTGCAGGGCCAATACACGCTGATCGATGCTGATGGATATCTGCGCACTGTGGACTACACCTCGGATGCCCACAATGGTTTCAATGCCGTCGTCCGTCGGGATCCTTTGGGCCACAAGGTGCTTAAGGCTGCGCCCATTGCTAAGGTTCTGTCTCCGCTGCCCCTGGCCTATGGGGCACCAAAGCTGCTTGCCGCACCCAAACTGCCGCTCGGCCTGTACCACTAA
- the LOC117900832 gene encoding larval cuticle protein A2B translates to MSALSSSIGLCMFLCALAAVQASIIASHSHPDELISSPAQYEFQYAVHDSHTGDIKDQFEHRRGDYVTGRYSLIEPDGHRRIVDYTSDPLLGFNAQVRREPIGSIYQRY, encoded by the exons atgAGTGCCCTG TCTTCCAGCATTGGCCTTTGCATGTTCCTGTGTGCATTGGCCGCTGTGCAGGCTTCCATCATCGCTAGCCACAGCCATCCCGATGAGTTGATCTCTAGTCCAGCTCAGTATGAGTTTCAGTATGCAGTCCATGACAGCCACACTGGGGACATAAAAGATCAGTTCGAGCACCGTCGCGGCGACTATGTGACGGGCCGTTACTCGCTGATTGAGCCCGATGGGCATCGTCGCATTGTGGACTACACCTCCGATCCGCTGCTGGGCTTCAATGCTCAGGTGCGCCGTGAGCCGATTGGGAGCATCTACCAACGCTACTGA
- the LOC117900829 gene encoding UPF0430 protein CG31712 codes for MGSRSRTPSTSGKRRHHKSKHKKRSKSHNRDRDHDHERSSTRNGRDKSTEVNHHSRRDRERERHRSDRHTEYRSSPSISKPRKRSSSSSGDSQYSDHESQRSRHKRSRFKKLDEQNQLQVERLAEMERQRRQKEAEQKTVEEEAAKRIEMLVKKRVEEELEKRRDEIEQEVNRRVETAKAEMEREMMLELERRREQIREEERRREEDEKQKREELEEILAENNRKIEEAQRKLAEERLAIIEEQRLMDEERQRMRKEQEKRVKEEQKVILGKNNSRPKLSFSLRQ; via the exons ATGGGTTCCCGTTCACGCACTCCGAGCACGTCGGGAAAACGCCGGCATCACAAAAGCAAGCACAAGAAACGCAGTAAGTCTCACAATCGGGATCGGGACCACGACCACGAGCGCAGCAGCACGAGAAATGGCAGAGATAAATCAACAGAGGTGAACCACCATAGCCGGCGTGACcgggagcgggagaggcaTCGCAGCGACAGGCACACAGAATATCGCAGCTCACCGTCTATATCAAAGCCTCGAAAACGTTCCAGTTCATCGAGCGGTGACAGCCAATACTCGGACCATGAGTCTCAGCGTAGCAGACACAAGCGCAGCCGCTTCAAGAAACTGGATGAG CAAAACCAGCTGCAGGTAGAGCGTCTTGCGGAGATGGAGCGGCAGCGTCGACAAAAAGAAGCTGAGCAAAAAACCGTGGAGGAGGAAGCAGCGAAACGTATTGAGATGCTGGTCAAGAAGcgtgtggaggaggagctcgaAAAGCGGCGCGACGAGATTGAGCAAGAGGTTAACCGTCGCGTCGAGACAGCCAAGGCCGAAATGGAGCGAGAAATGATGCTGGAACTGGAGAGGCGGCGCGAGCAGATACGCGAAGAAGAACGCCGTCGCGAG GAggatgaaaagcaaaaacgcGAAGAGCTCGAAGAGATTTTGGCCGAAAATAATCGTAAAATAGAAGAGGCGCAAAGAAAATTG GCCGAGGAACGCTTAGCGATAATTGAAGAGCAGCGTCTAATGGACGAGGAACGCCAACGAATGCGCAAAGAGCAGGAGAAACGCGtcaaagaagagcaaaaagtCATATTAGGCAAAAACAATTCCAGGCCCAAGCTGTCATTCTCCCTCAGACAATGA
- the LOC117902016 gene encoding serine/threonine-protein kinase dyf-5 isoform X1: MNRYITLTQLGDGTYGTVVLGQRKDTGEKVAIKRMKRKYYSWEEAMNLREVKSLKKLSHPNIVKLKEVIRENDTLYFVFEYMKENLYQMIKDRDTHLPEPELKSILFQVLTGLAFMHRHGFFHRDLKPENLLCSGPELIKIADFGLAREIRSRPPFTDYVSTRWYRAPEVLLHSTNYGSTIDLWAMGCIMAELYTFRPLFPGSSEVDQLFKICSVLGTPEKGDWPDGYRLASMIHFRYPDCIKVPLSSVVSRCSQNGLDLLEDMLAYDPDKRPTAQQSLKYPYFHSLKRISPTAATKASVRLSSKYAAASSGSHTVSNHVLPVQEKLQAVTELIHQGNNNMNNNNLSNGKGLSKNVSMPRKYQPKLSFLNSHEMGMPAPQSLADSSSLVGGPAVDQGQTQHQSQQQNGSESINDIYLNRNIAQLFGLPAAAGSQQQLYHPNVSFSNTMARNAGAIYVSGSQLSYDTAKNNAKNNGGGGYYVPVTRSSLLAPDAKVYNVFSKVSASQAPPSIIVRQPQQHQQHPSYEASAINGAAIRLSARTRPAGQEAKLRSDDLDQILGSKLKTSAKRQRNAKTNMLLEDLFGQLSMDSDSDGKYPHTVPPTQQAKSGAHRERDLFGESFLRPGIRKKNTQSSLEVNNGSHADSLAQHTQKQKQAAAGNGAAAFPWDETNKTEDEKLTAWMVAENGNLNVGQQQALQ, encoded by the exons ATGAACCGATACATAACGCTGACCCAACTGGGGGACGGCACCTACGGCACCGTCGTGCTGGGCCAGCGCAAGGACACCGGCGAGAAGGTTGCCATCAAGAGAATGAAGCGCAAGTACTACTCCTGGGAGGAGGCCATGAATCTGCGTGAAGTTAAG TCGCTGAAGAAACTGTCGCATCCGAACATTGTTAAGCTCAAGGAGGTGATAAGAGAGAACGACACGCTCTACTTTGTGTTTGAGTACATGAAGGAGAACCTCTACCAAATGATCAAGGATCGGGACACCCACCTGCCCGAGCCCGAGCTGAAGAGCATTCTCTTTCAG GTACTCACTGGCCTGGCCTTCATGCATCGTCATGGCTTCTTCCATCGCGACCTCAAGCCGGAAAATCTTCTCTGCTCCGGTCCGGAGCTGATCAAAATAGCTGACTTTGGCTTGGCAAGGGAGATCAGGTCGAGGCCGCCTTTCACGGACTATGTGTCCACCCGCTGGTATCGGGCGCCCGAGGTGCTGTTGCACTCCACCAACTATGGCAGCACCATCGACCTGTGGGCCATGGGCTGCATAATGGCAGAGCTGTACACATTCCGACCGCTCTTTCCGGGCAGCAGCGAGGTGGATCAGCTCTTCAAGATCTGCTCCGTGCTGGGCACGCCAGAGAAA GGTGACTGGCCAGATGGTTACCGACTGGCGTCCATGATTCACTTCCGCTATCCAGATTGTATCAAAGTGCCACTAAGCAGCGTCGTCAGTCGCTGCAGCCAAAACGGACTCGACTTGCTCGAGGACATGCTCGCCTACGATCCCGACAAGCGTCCAACGGCCCAGCAGAGCCTCAAGTATCCGTACTTTCACTCGCTCAAGCGAATCTCACCCACGGCGGCCACCAAGGCGAGTGTTCGCCTCAGTTCCAAGTATGCGGCGGCTTCCTCTGGGTCCCACACTGTGTCAAACCACGTGCTTCCGGTGCAGGAGAAGCTGCAGGCTGTCACCGAGCTCATCCACcagggcaacaacaacatgaacaacaacaacctaAGCAATGGCAAGGGTCTGTCGAAGAACGTGAGCATGCCGCGAAAGTATCAGCCAAAGTTGAGCTTCTTAAACAGCCACGAAATGGGCATGCCTGCTCCGCAATCCCTGGCAGACTCTTCCAGCTTGGTCGGAGGACCCGCGGTAGACCAAGGGCAGACGCAGCATCAGTCACAGCAACAGAACGGAAGTGAATCCATAAACGACATCTACTTGAATCGCAACATTGCACAGCTTTTTGGcttgccagcggcagcgggctcacagcagcagctgtaccATCCGAATGTCTCCTTCAGCAACACCATGGCCCGCAATGCGGGTGCCATTTATGTCAGCGGCAGTCAGCTGAGCTACGACACGGCCAAGAACAATGCCAAGAacaacggcggcggcggctatTATGTGCCGGTGACACGCAGCTCCCTGCTGGCACCCGATGCCAAGGTCTACAATGTGTTCTCCAAGGTGAGCGCCAGCCAGGCACCGCCCAGCATAATCGTgcgacagccacagcagcatcaacagcatccCTCCTACGAAGCGTCAGCCATCAATGGAGCGGCCATACGTTTGTCCGCGCGAACCCGTCCGGCCGGGCAGGAGGCCAAGCTGAGGTCTGACGATCTGGACCAAATACTCGG CTCCAAGCTGAAAACCTCCGCCAAACGCCAGCGAAATGCCAAAACCAACATGCTGCTGGAGGACCTCTTCGGGCAGCTGTCAATGGACTCCGACAGCGATGGCAAGTACCCGCACACTGTGCCACCCACGCAGCAGGCGAAGAGTGGCGCCCATCGGGAGCGAGATCTCTTTGGCGAAAGCTTCCTGCGGCCCGGCATACGGAAGAAGAATACCCAGAGCAGCCTGGAGGTGAACAACGGCAGTCACGCGGACTCGCT agcacaacacacacagaagcagaagcaagcagcagctgggaacGGAGCCGCGGCATTCCCCTGGGATGAGACCAACAAGACGGAGGATGAGAAGCTAACCGCTTGGATGGTGGCCGAGAATGGTAACTTGAATGTGGGGCAACAGCAAGCACTCCAATAA
- the LOC117902016 gene encoding serine/threonine-protein kinase dyf-5 isoform X2, whose protein sequence is MNRYITLTQLGDGTYGTVVLGQRKDTGEKVAIKRMKRKYYSWEEAMNLREVKSLKKLSHPNIVKLKEVIRENDTLYFVFEYMKENLYQMIKDRDTHLPEPELKSILFQVLTGLAFMHRHGFFHRDLKPENLLCSGPELIKIADFGLAREIRSRPPFTDYVSTRWYRAPEVLLHSTNYGSTIDLWAMGCIMAELYTFRPLFPGSSEVDQLFKICSVLGTPEKGDWPDGYRLASMIHFRYPDCIKVPLSSVVSRCSQNGLDLLEDMLAYDPDKRPTAQQSLKYPYFHSLKRISPTAATKASVRLSSKYAAASSGSHTVSNHVLPVQEKLQAVTELIHQGNNNMNNNNLSNGKGLSKNVSMPRKYQPKLSFLNSHEMGMPAPQSLADSSSLVGGPAVDQGQTQHQSQQQNGSESINDIYLNRNIAQLFGLPAAAGSQQQLYHPNVSFSNTMARNAGAIYVSGSQLSYDTAKNNAKNNGGGGYYVPVTRSSLLAPDAKVYNVFSKVSASQAPPSIIVRQPQQHQQHPSYEASAINGAAIRLSARTRPAGQEAKLRSDDLDQILGSKLKTSAKRQRNAKTNMLLEDLFGQLSMDSDSDGKYPHTVPPTQQAKSGAHRERDLFGESFLRPGIRKKNTQSSLEVNNGSHADSLAQHTQKQKQAAAGNGAAAFPWDETNKTEDEKLTAWMVAENGSLLENKF, encoded by the exons ATGAACCGATACATAACGCTGACCCAACTGGGGGACGGCACCTACGGCACCGTCGTGCTGGGCCAGCGCAAGGACACCGGCGAGAAGGTTGCCATCAAGAGAATGAAGCGCAAGTACTACTCCTGGGAGGAGGCCATGAATCTGCGTGAAGTTAAG TCGCTGAAGAAACTGTCGCATCCGAACATTGTTAAGCTCAAGGAGGTGATAAGAGAGAACGACACGCTCTACTTTGTGTTTGAGTACATGAAGGAGAACCTCTACCAAATGATCAAGGATCGGGACACCCACCTGCCCGAGCCCGAGCTGAAGAGCATTCTCTTTCAG GTACTCACTGGCCTGGCCTTCATGCATCGTCATGGCTTCTTCCATCGCGACCTCAAGCCGGAAAATCTTCTCTGCTCCGGTCCGGAGCTGATCAAAATAGCTGACTTTGGCTTGGCAAGGGAGATCAGGTCGAGGCCGCCTTTCACGGACTATGTGTCCACCCGCTGGTATCGGGCGCCCGAGGTGCTGTTGCACTCCACCAACTATGGCAGCACCATCGACCTGTGGGCCATGGGCTGCATAATGGCAGAGCTGTACACATTCCGACCGCTCTTTCCGGGCAGCAGCGAGGTGGATCAGCTCTTCAAGATCTGCTCCGTGCTGGGCACGCCAGAGAAA GGTGACTGGCCAGATGGTTACCGACTGGCGTCCATGATTCACTTCCGCTATCCAGATTGTATCAAAGTGCCACTAAGCAGCGTCGTCAGTCGCTGCAGCCAAAACGGACTCGACTTGCTCGAGGACATGCTCGCCTACGATCCCGACAAGCGTCCAACGGCCCAGCAGAGCCTCAAGTATCCGTACTTTCACTCGCTCAAGCGAATCTCACCCACGGCGGCCACCAAGGCGAGTGTTCGCCTCAGTTCCAAGTATGCGGCGGCTTCCTCTGGGTCCCACACTGTGTCAAACCACGTGCTTCCGGTGCAGGAGAAGCTGCAGGCTGTCACCGAGCTCATCCACcagggcaacaacaacatgaacaacaacaacctaAGCAATGGCAAGGGTCTGTCGAAGAACGTGAGCATGCCGCGAAAGTATCAGCCAAAGTTGAGCTTCTTAAACAGCCACGAAATGGGCATGCCTGCTCCGCAATCCCTGGCAGACTCTTCCAGCTTGGTCGGAGGACCCGCGGTAGACCAAGGGCAGACGCAGCATCAGTCACAGCAACAGAACGGAAGTGAATCCATAAACGACATCTACTTGAATCGCAACATTGCACAGCTTTTTGGcttgccagcggcagcgggctcacagcagcagctgtaccATCCGAATGTCTCCTTCAGCAACACCATGGCCCGCAATGCGGGTGCCATTTATGTCAGCGGCAGTCAGCTGAGCTACGACACGGCCAAGAACAATGCCAAGAacaacggcggcggcggctatTATGTGCCGGTGACACGCAGCTCCCTGCTGGCACCCGATGCCAAGGTCTACAATGTGTTCTCCAAGGTGAGCGCCAGCCAGGCACCGCCCAGCATAATCGTgcgacagccacagcagcatcaacagcatccCTCCTACGAAGCGTCAGCCATCAATGGAGCGGCCATACGTTTGTCCGCGCGAACCCGTCCGGCCGGGCAGGAGGCCAAGCTGAGGTCTGACGATCTGGACCAAATACTCGG CTCCAAGCTGAAAACCTCCGCCAAACGCCAGCGAAATGCCAAAACCAACATGCTGCTGGAGGACCTCTTCGGGCAGCTGTCAATGGACTCCGACAGCGATGGCAAGTACCCGCACACTGTGCCACCCACGCAGCAGGCGAAGAGTGGCGCCCATCGGGAGCGAGATCTCTTTGGCGAAAGCTTCCTGCGGCCCGGCATACGGAAGAAGAATACCCAGAGCAGCCTGGAGGTGAACAACGGCAGTCACGCGGACTCGCT agcacaacacacacagaagcagaagcaagcagcagctgggaacGGAGCCGCGGCATTCCCCTGGGATGAGACCAACAAGACGGAGGATGAGAAGCTAACCGCTTGGATGGTGGCCGAGAATG GATCGCTGCTGGAGAATAAGTTCTGA